A genomic window from Paenibacillus sp. FSL K6-0276 includes:
- a CDS encoding YafY family protein, with protein sequence MKKTERLNDMMRYLNGREFFNLSDLMEKYNISKSTALRDISSLEQLGMPIFSEHGRHGRYGLLKNRLLSPIIFTMDEVYALYFAMLTLESYQSTPFHLSVNKLNEKFEHCLSNTQIKQIHKMKKVLQFEMYQHKHVSLFLDKILASILNESACNIEYTKNNQTKSYPVQFFRISAKFGQWYAAGIELNTNTYRVFRCDRITFIEEEESTARFSIDELLSRSLEIYQSENSINFEVEIADQAKDIFYKEHYPSMEIEDGHRTVIRGFYNPGEEEFLANYFMRYGHSVISVKPESLKQMIQDKVENLLSHYQKI encoded by the coding sequence ATGAAAAAAACAGAACGATTAAATGACATGATGAGATACTTAAACGGGCGAGAGTTTTTTAATCTAAGTGACCTTATGGAGAAATACAATATTTCAAAAAGCACTGCGCTACGTGATATTAGTTCATTAGAACAATTAGGGATGCCTATTTTTTCGGAGCATGGGAGACACGGACGATATGGACTTTTAAAAAATAGATTGTTATCTCCTATTATTTTCACTATGGATGAAGTGTATGCATTGTACTTTGCTATGCTGACGCTAGAATCTTATCAATCTACACCTTTTCATTTAAGTGTTAACAAGCTAAACGAAAAGTTCGAGCACTGTCTATCGAATACACAAATCAAGCAGATTCATAAAATGAAAAAAGTTCTACAATTTGAAATGTATCAGCATAAGCATGTTAGTCTTTTTTTAGATAAAATCCTAGCAAGTATTCTAAATGAGAGCGCCTGTAACATTGAATATACAAAAAATAACCAGACAAAAAGCTACCCCGTTCAATTCTTCAGAATTTCCGCGAAGTTTGGTCAATGGTATGCTGCTGGAATAGAGTTAAATACGAATACATATAGAGTTTTTAGATGTGATCGAATAACCTTCATTGAAGAAGAGGAAAGCACAGCCCGCTTTTCTATCGATGAATTGCTTAGTCGTTCATTAGAAATTTATCAATCCGAGAACAGTATTAACTTTGAAGTTGAGATTGCAGACCAAGCCAAGGATATTTTTTATAAAGAACATTATCCTTCTATGGAAATAGAAGATGGTCATAGAACAGTCATTAGGGGATTCTATAATCCAGGCGAAGAAGAATTCCTAGCTAATTATTTTATGCGATATGGTCATTCTGTTATATCAGTGAAGCCTGAATCCTTAAAACAAATGATTCAGGATAAAGTAGAGAATCTCTTAAGTCACTATCAAAAAATATAA
- a CDS encoding TetR/AcrR family transcriptional regulator → MPYPKGHKIKVRNTIVESAAQAFRTHGIHDVSVPFIMKGAGLTHGGFYSHFDNKEQLVAEACRYAISDTIALLQKVSDQEEQNPKINAVIDYYLSPYHRDKTEMGCIIPALSAEISHSSEEVRQVFTQELERMIAFISDLAGIDPSKGSALFSTMVGSLVLARTVNDPELSESLLSAGKESAKKLVMN, encoded by the coding sequence ATGCCCTATCCCAAAGGCCATAAAATAAAAGTACGGAATACGATTGTTGAAAGTGCCGCCCAGGCTTTTCGCACCCATGGCATTCACGATGTAAGTGTTCCATTCATTATGAAGGGAGCCGGATTGACTCATGGCGGGTTTTATTCCCATTTTGACAACAAAGAACAACTGGTCGCCGAAGCCTGCCGGTATGCCATCAGCGATACCATCGCACTTTTGCAGAAGGTCTCGGACCAGGAAGAGCAGAACCCCAAAATCAATGCTGTCATTGATTATTATTTAAGTCCGTATCACCGCGACAAAACGGAGATGGGCTGCATTATCCCTGCCCTTTCTGCCGAAATATCTCATTCTTCCGAAGAAGTTCGGCAGGTATTCACGCAGGAACTGGAGCGGATGATTGCTTTTATCTCCGATCTGGCGGGAATTGACCCCTCCAAAGGTAGCGCACTGTTCAGCACCATGGTTGGCTCTCTTGTTCTTGCACGGACTGTAAATGACCCTGAACTGAGCGAAAGCCTCCTCTCGGCAGGCAAGGAGTCTGCCAAAAAGCTAGTTATGAACTAA
- a CDS encoding DUF4003 family protein, translated as MNEQYAARIELFAENAQRIKKAFPWQNAMVSRLAGLLYTAENKSADEDAIRASQELIKENTGIFSSFRGNSAISIATLLSLSADKEQQLANTLTVYDLLKDVKFRASDYLVVAAYQIAANTTTDKYQRTVERAKMFYDSMKAKHRFLTGHDDYIFSAMLGLSDIDVDSGVDRMEQLYTALKPEFMSGNSVQALTQVLVLGKEAPEAADRVLALRDAFRAHGIRLDKEYTLSSLGVLTLLSSNNKDMVTEVSETYELLRTKKGFGNWSIAKQELLLLSAALVAFKYVEDVQSGIVTSMLSTSITNIVIAQQAALAGAAAAASAAAINSSSN; from the coding sequence ATGAACGAGCAGTATGCAGCAAGAATTGAATTGTTCGCAGAGAACGCGCAGAGGATTAAAAAAGCTTTTCCTTGGCAAAATGCAATGGTTAGTCGTTTGGCCGGGTTGCTGTATACAGCAGAAAACAAAAGTGCAGATGAGGATGCCATTCGCGCGAGCCAAGAACTTATTAAAGAGAATACCGGAATTTTCTCTTCCTTTAGGGGTAACTCGGCAATTAGTATTGCTACGCTACTCTCTCTTTCTGCTGACAAGGAACAACAGCTTGCAAACACCCTGACCGTGTATGACTTATTGAAGGACGTCAAATTCAGAGCCTCTGATTATCTCGTCGTTGCCGCGTATCAAATCGCCGCTAATACGACAACAGATAAGTATCAACGTACGGTAGAACGCGCAAAGATGTTTTACGACAGTATGAAAGCTAAGCACCGTTTTCTTACCGGACATGATGATTATATCTTCTCTGCTATGCTCGGCCTTTCCGATATCGACGTCGACAGCGGCGTGGACCGGATGGAGCAGCTTTATACTGCACTAAAGCCCGAATTTATGTCGGGAAACAGCGTGCAAGCTCTTACACAGGTGCTGGTTCTTGGAAAAGAAGCCCCAGAAGCAGCGGACCGTGTACTGGCATTACGAGACGCGTTCCGTGCACATGGTATCCGGTTGGATAAGGAATACACCCTTTCTTCGCTGGGCGTGCTAACTTTGCTCTCCTCCAACAATAAGGATATGGTTACGGAAGTCTCGGAGACCTACGAATTACTACGCACCAAAAAAGGCTTTGGCAACTGGTCCATTGCAAAGCAGGAATTGCTACTACTGTCAGCTGCACTAGTAGCCTTCAAATATGTAGAGGATGTGCAAAGTGGCATTGTAACCTCGATGCTCTCCACCAGTATCACCAATATTGTGATCGCACAGCAGGCTGCTCTTGCTGGGGCTGCAGCGGCTGCATCCGCTGCGGCTATAAATTCTTCTTCGAATTAA
- a CDS encoding VOC family protein, which yields MSTTLEIAIFLSMNGKAKEAIEFYKKHFEAEELLRVTYQQLAERDSSIQLTDENKDYITHSVLIIGKTKVMIAEDTMNTSEKYTVGNNTSLCIQSADLEEIEGFYKSLVTDERVKIIAPLSSNVFSKAYGIIEDPFGLQIQLMFDERLQSK from the coding sequence ATGAGCACAACATTAGAAATAGCTATTTTTTTGTCCATGAACGGAAAAGCAAAGGAAGCTATTGAATTTTACAAAAAACATTTTGAGGCAGAGGAATTGTTACGTGTTACTTATCAACAACTAGCAGAACGTGACAGTTCCATACAGCTTACTGATGAAAATAAGGATTACATTACTCACTCAGTCCTAATAATTGGAAAAACAAAAGTGATGATAGCAGAAGATACAATGAATACGAGTGAGAAATATACAGTGGGTAATAACACTTCATTATGTATTCAAAGTGCTGACTTAGAGGAAATTGAAGGTTTTTATAAAAGCTTAGTCACAGATGAGCGTGTAAAAATTATTGCTCCTTTATCTAGTAATGTGTTTAGCAAAGCCTACGGGATCATTGAAGATCCCTTTGGTTTACAAATCCAATTAATGTTTGATGAGAGATTGCAATCGAAATAA
- a CDS encoding transporter: MKVISTLEIVDVQTGERTALRSFDYLIEAPNWTSDGKRLIYNSQGCLYSFDIATCESVRIDSGFATECNNDHVLSFDNTKIAISHHTKEDSKSRIYTLPMEGGEPVLVTPNAPSYLHGWSPNGAELAYCAERKGQYDIYTIPVYGGVEVQLTDSPGLDDGPEYSPDGEHIWFNSVRTGLMQVWRMNADGSEQTQMTFDESNNWFPHVSPDGQTIAYLSYRKGDVAPGDHPANKDVEIRLMASTGGPYRTLVQLFGGQGTINVNSWSPDSKRLAFVSYVVEE, from the coding sequence ATGAAAGTGATTAGCACATTAGAAATCGTAGATGTACAGACAGGGGAACGAACTGCGCTCCGCTCGTTTGATTACTTAATCGAGGCACCCAATTGGACGAGCGATGGTAAGCGTCTTATTTATAATAGTCAAGGTTGTCTCTATTCGTTCGACATAGCAACCTGTGAGAGTGTTCGTATTGATTCGGGATTTGCTACGGAATGTAATAACGATCATGTTCTGTCTTTTGACAACACTAAGATCGCAATTAGTCATCATACGAAAGAAGATAGTAAATCTCGTATATATACTCTTCCCATGGAGGGTGGCGAACCGGTTCTAGTTACACCGAATGCTCCAAGCTATTTACATGGTTGGTCTCCAAATGGTGCTGAGTTAGCTTATTGTGCAGAGCGCAAGGGTCAGTATGATATTTATACCATTCCAGTATACGGAGGAGTTGAGGTACAACTGACGGATTCGCCTGGACTAGATGATGGACCTGAATATTCGCCAGACGGAGAGCATATTTGGTTCAATTCGGTGCGTACAGGGCTGATGCAGGTGTGGCGAATGAATGCCGATGGCAGTGAGCAGACACAGATGACTTTTGACGAGAGTAATAACTGGTTCCCGCATGTATCGCCAGATGGACAGACGATAGCATACCTTAGTTACCGTAAAGGAGATGTAGCTCCTGGCGATCACCCTGCGAATAAGGATGTTGAGATTCGATTGATGGCAAGCACGGGAGGCCCTTATCGTACACTAGTACAGCTGTTTGGAGGACAAGGTACGATAAACGTGAATTCGTGGTCTCCTGATAGTAAGAGATTGGCATTTGTAAGTTATGTGGTGGAGGAATAG
- a CDS encoding GNAT family N-acetyltransferase, translating to MDSIQIITNRNEECLYRLLNIWESSVRYSHLFLSEQDIDALRPLVIQGMEQISHLLAFIDDHNQSIGFIGVQDNKIEMLFVEPAAMGKGIGKSLVAYAIQALDVHYVDVNEQNPQALGFYEHMGFQVFERSALDEQGNPFPILHMKLSIDSR from the coding sequence ATGGATTCAATACAAATCATCACCAATAGAAATGAAGAATGTTTATACCGTCTACTGAATATTTGGGAATCATCCGTGCGGTATTCGCATCTATTCCTGTCTGAACAGGACATTGATGCGTTGCGTCCACTGGTTATACAGGGGATGGAGCAAATAAGTCATCTGCTTGCTTTTATAGATGATCATAACCAATCGATTGGCTTCATAGGTGTTCAGGATAACAAGATTGAAATGCTGTTCGTAGAACCTGCTGCAATGGGAAAAGGGATTGGAAAATCGCTCGTAGCTTATGCTATACAGGCACTGGACGTACACTACGTTGATGTAAATGAACAAAATCCGCAAGCCTTAGGTTTCTATGAGCATATGGGTTTTCAAGTTTTTGAGCGTTCTGCACTCGATGAACAAGGCAATCCTTTCCCTATCCTCCATATGAAGTTATCGATCGACTCACGTTAA